The genomic interval TGCCTATTTGCTCACTGCGCAGCTTATCCTTCATTTCCTTATCGGTCCAGCCGAAGAGCTTGCGCAGCTTAGTGTCGGGAACAAGCTTGGCCAAACGGTCCGCATCCGGTAAGGGCAAGTCGAGTACGCGCGCGGCATCGCGAATGGCGGATTTAGCGGCCATCGTACCGTAGGTAATGATCTGGGCGACCTGATGATATCCGTATTTGTCGACCACCCATTCAATAATCTTGTCTCGACCTCGATCGTCGAAATCAATATCAATATCCGGCAGGGATACCCGATCCGGATTCAAGAATCGCTCAAAAAGCAGGTCGTACTTGATGGGGTCTACATTGGTAATCCCCACACAATAGGCCACGGCAGAGCCGGCAGCGGAGCCTCGACCGGGCCCTACGCTCACACCCATTTTCCGAGCCTGCCCCGTAAAATCTTGGACAATCAAGAAGTACCCCGGATAGCCCGTATTCTCAATCGTTGCGAGTTCGAAATCCAGTCGTTCGCGGATTTCATCGTTGAGTTCTTCTCCCCAGCGCTCCTTGGCCCCTTCATAGGTCAAATGACGTAGGTAGGCATTTTCCCCGCGCTTGCCCCCGTCTTGTTCGTCCAAGGGATCGCGAAACTCCTCGGGAATGTCAAAAGCGGGAAGCAAGACGTCTTGGGCGAGAGTGAAGTTCTCCACCTTGCCCAGAATTTCATTGGTGTTTTCGATGGCCTCAGGGAGGTTCGAAAACAAGGCTTTCATTTCATCCTGCGATTTGAAGTAATACTCCTGATTGGGCAGTCCGTATCGGAATCCGCGCCCCTTTCCGATCGGGTCGCTCTGCTTGGCACCGTCCCGGACGCAAAGCAAAATGTCCTGTGCATTCGCGTCTTTCTGTGCCCCGTAGAACACATCGTTTGCGGCGACCACCTTGACACCGTAGTCCTTAGACCAGCGCAACATGACCTCATTGATTCGTTTCTCCTCCTCTAGTCCGTGGTTACAGAGCTCGAGGTAGAAATCCTCGCCAAACTGTTCCCGCCACCAGTGAAACTCTTCTTCGGCCTGTTTTTCACCAACGTTAAGGAGCAAGGAGGGCAATAGACCGTATTGACTCCCGGTCAAGATCATCAAGCCTTCCTTATACTTCTCGACCAACGCTCGATCGATACGCGGAACGTAGTAGAAGCCATCGATGTGGGCATGAGAACTGAGCTTAGCCAAATTGAGGTATCCCGCTCGATCCTTGGCCAAGAAAACCATGGGCGAACCATTGTCTTTTACCTCTTTGTTTGTGTGGTCTTTACAGACGTTTAACTCGCATCCAACTACACCTTTTAAGAGGGGCTTCTCCCCTTCCGCTTCACCAGCGGCCACTTTCTCATTGTGTTCTGCAATGGTCTTGTTGTGGGCGGCGACTTGCGCTGTAAAGTGATAAGCACCCATTAGGTTGCCGTTGTCGGTCATCCCCACACCGGGCATACCTTGCTCAGCCGCCATGGTGACCAATTCCTGCGTTTTAATGGTGCTTTGAAGGACACTGAAACTCGTATGATTGTGCAGATGACTGTACGGAACCTCAATTCCATGGTCATCTCCTGAAGACGAGGAGGACAGTCCTCCGTCCGTGTCCGCGGCCGATCGCTTGTCGACCGTTTTCAGGATTTCCTTAGCCTTTTTGGCCAAGTGCTCCATCAAGTCACTAGCCAAGGGCTTCTCTAATGGAATGACGCGAAGTTCACCGAGGCGGAAAAAGGATCGGGCCGTCGCTTCCACGTCCGCCGCCGCATTGTGGGCTTCATCAAAAGGTTTGTCGAAGAGCTTATTGTGCAGTTCAGAAAGCGTGGGCCACTTGAACTTACCACTTTTTCCACCCGGAATGGCACAGTACTCAGTAGTTGCATCATTCTTGGTGTCTATGGGCGGTAAAGCCATAAAGGTCTCGGCATCATCATGGCGATCCATCCGCCACAATTCAGCTCCAACGATGTTGTAGTCGAATTCGATGTTATGGCCGACTCCATGGGAGGCCTGAGCTACATCGGCATAGAATTCGTCGAGGACGTCTTTTAAGGGCCGCCCTTCCGCACGGGCCTTCGCTGTTGAAATTCCGTGAATCTTCTCCGAGTTGAACGGAATGTCGAATCCATCCGGATACACGATTTCATTGCGCGCATGAATGAGGTATCCCTGATCATCGTGGAGTTGCCAAGCCAATTGAACCAAGCGAGGCCAATTGTCTGAATCTGAGATCGGTGCGTTAAAATTCTGGGGTAAACCGGTGGTTTCGGTGTCGAAGACTAGATACATCTTACTAAAGTACTACGACCGAAAACGATGTACTAGTGGTGTTGATAAAAATTGAAAAGCGCTTGAGGGAAGGGAAACATCGTGCTGCAGGCACTGAAATACAGGAAAATAAATAAAGTCTAAAGTCTTCTGATTCAGGAATATTATTCAGATATTTGCACGCTCAAAAATTTAGTAACCGAGGACGTGTTCCTCAAAATCTAACACATATGTCTGCAAGAATTCGTTTGCAACGTCACGGCCGTAAAGGCGCTCCCATCTTCCACATCGTAGTAGCTGACAAACGCGCAAAGCGCGACGGTCGCTTTATTGAAAAACTCGGTGTGTACAATCCAAACACCAATCCTGCGTCTATCGATTTGAACGATGATCGTGCATTGGACTGGATGATGAAGGGTGCTCAACCAAGTGACACTGCCCGCGCGATCCTTTCATACAAGGGTATCTTGCTTCGCAAGCACCTGTTGGAAGGCGTGAAAAAGGGCGCTTTGACTGAAGAGCAAGCGCAAGAGCGCTTTGAAGCTTGGAAGGCAGAGAAAGAAGGAAAGATTACTGCTAAGGCTGATGCACACCGCAAAGCTAAGCAGGACGCAATCCAAGCGCAACGCGATGCTGAGAAAGCTAAGCGTGAAGAAGAAGCTGCTGAAGTAGCTAAAGCAGAGGCGGAAGCGAAAGCTGCTGCTGAAGCGGAAGCTGCCGCTGCTGAAGCTGAGGCTGCTGCTGAAGAGGCGCCAGCTGAAGAAGCTGCTGCTGAAGAAGCGCCAGCTGAAGAAGCTGCTGCTGAAGAAGCGCCAGCTGAGGAAGCTGTTGCTGAAGAGGCACCTGCTGCTGAAGAAGCGCCAGCTGAGAAAGCGGCTGCTGAAGAAGCACCTGCTGCTGAAGAGGCGCCAGCTGAGGAAGCTGCTGCTGAAGAAGCACCTGCTGCTGAAGAAGCGCCAGCTGAGGAAGCTGCTGCTGAAGAAGCACCTGCTGCAGAAGCAGAAGGTGATGACGCTGAAGCTAAAAAAGAAGATGCGTAAGGAAGACTGCTTCTACCTCGGTAGAGTCGTCAAAAAGCACGGATACAAAGGCGACCTCAAACTTCGGTTTGATGTTGACTATCCGGAAGAGTATCAAGAATTGGAATCAGTACTGGTCGAAACAAAGACCGGACTGGTTCCTTTCTTTTTTGAGGCCTATTCCATGGAGGATAAAGGCTTTGTACGGGTACACTTTGAGGGCGTGGATTCTGAGCAGGACGCAGAGCGCTTGGTTGGATCCGATTTGTGGTTGCCTCTGGCCCTCTTACCCGATCTGGAGGGAACAGATTTCTACTACCACGAAGTTGTCGGATTCGAGGTAATCGATAGCCAATACGGCTCGGTCGGAACCATCCGCGATGTTCGCGAAGGCAACGCCCAAGATTTACTCGTGATTGATCACAGTGGGACGGAGGTTCTGATCCCTGTACTCGATGAATTGATCCGCGAGGTGGATCGTGAAGCCAAGACCTTACGGGTCGATGCCCCAGAGGGCCTCATCGCCCTATACGTTGGTCCATCTGAAGATGAAGATCGCGACCTCGACTGATGTCCGATATATTCCGTTTTAAACAGTTTTCTGTTCGTCATCGCGACTCTGCCATGAAGGTGGGCACGGACGGCGTTTTACTTGGCGCTTGGGTTCGTATTCCGGAGCAAACAGCCGTCATCCACGATGTAGGAAGCGGCACCGGACTCATTGGACTGATGTTGGCGCAAAGAGTTCCTGCCGCACGAGTGATTGGCTTTGAGCTGGATGCCGCATCGGCCCGTGAGGGCCAAGAGAATATGGCCATGAGTCCCTTTGCGGACCGCTGTTCCATGATTCCAGGACGATGGCAGGACGCCGGTGATGTTGAGCTCGCGGACTTGATGGTTAGCAATCCGCCCTTTTACCACATTCATGCGGGGATGCCCGATGGAGCGCGAAAACAAGCGCGTCAAGAGACTGAACTTGGGCCCGAGAACTTGTTTAAGCTCTCCTATGAGCGCAGCACAGAAAAGGCTTCGATGGCCATTGTTTGGCCCTCAGACCGGTTGGATGAGGCGCTGCATTGGAGTTCAGCTAGTGGGTGGAAGTTGTGGCGCCAAACGCTAGTAAAGGGGCGCAAATCGACTAATCGGGCCCTTTTGCAATGGAGTAAGGAGCCACGGGAATTGGAACAAAACACCATGGCCATTCATGAAGGCAATAGCCACAGTCCCGAACATCGGGAACTCACGAAGGACTTTTACCTCTAGTAGCCTCGGTACTCGACTTCTTCCTCGAGGAATTCAATCCCGTACTCGGCCAGTTCTTGCAGCATCGGTTCATAGATTTCCGGGGTAATCGGAATCTGTACGCCTGGAGTTGTGATGTTTCCCTCGCAGATATGACGCACCGCAATAGCTACGGGTAGGCCAACCGTCTTGGCCATGGCCGTGCGCTGTGCATCGTCTCCTTTACAGACCATATGGCTGTTGATTTGGACTTCCAGTCCATTAAGTCGATACCCGAGCTTGTGCACCATGATGACCATATCCTTGTCTTCAGGAGCCAAGGTCCATTTTCGCTCGAGGATGAGCTGCAACACTTGAGCCGGAGTCAAATCGGGTTTGCCAATGGTGATATCCTCAAATAAATCCAACCAACGAAGCTTATCCATCAAGGTGTCGTCCTGGTCTAGTTTGAGGTAATGCATAAGCTTGAGCTCTACAGAGTCATTGGGGTTGTAGGCCAAGAAGGTATTGGTGAACTGGCGAAAGGTCATGGTTTCCGTTCCTTCCAGCACATAGGAATCATCAGTCATGCCCAACTTGACAAAAGTGTCCCAAGCGCGGCAAAATCCCGGTCGGCGCATGGTGCCTCGATACAGGGTAGGCACATCTTCCAACCCGTAAACGGACCGATATTTCAGTGAATCACGATTCGCGTATGCTTCAAATCGCCCCCACTCCCCGACTTCCATGAATTCCGTTCTGCGGAAAAGGCGGTGGTACGGAATGTACTTGTACTTGCCTTCTTGCTTGAACTTAACCGCTCCACCTCCACCGGCCAAAACGACGTTACGCGGATTCCAGGTAAATTTATAGTTCCATGGATTATTGTCCGATTCCGGTGCAACAAGTCCGCCCGTGAAGCTTTCAAAGAGCAAAATTTCTGCTCCTGCGTTTCTCGCTCGGTCGATCAATTGCATGGCGCTCAAATGGTCAATCCCTGGATCTACGCCTATCTCGTTAATTAAAATGGATCCCGACGCCTTGGCCTTTTCATCCAAGGCCTTCATTTCTTCCGATATATAGCTGGCCGTCACCATGTGTGTCCCCGTTTCAATACAGTCCTCCGCTACAGGCACGTGCATGTGCGCCGGAAGCATACTGACCACTACATAGCTTTCTTCGATTAAGGCCCTGCGGGCCGATCCGTCGCCAACGTCAAATGCCCTTGCCTCTCCGCGAGGATGATCACCTACTTTTTCACGGCATAAGGCGACGTCCCGATCGACCACACATACGTGCCAATCGTGACGTTCCGCTTTGCTCAACAAGTATTCTATCAAGCTAATGGTCGAGCGACCTGCTCCGATGACGGTAATTTGCTTCATGACAGCGAATATATTTAAGTTGAGATGTTTTGTAGATGATAATCGCTTCTTAGTTTCGAACAGTAATTCCACAATTCATGAAAAAGTACCTCATTGGAGCCGCCCTATTCGGAGCCACAGGCGTTTTACTCGGAGCATTAGGCGCTCACGCATTGGAAGAAGTTTTAAGTTCTGAATCGCTCGAAAGCTTTAAGACCGGCGTTCGTTATCAAATGTTCCATGCCCTCGCCATTCTCGCTTGGATAGCCGTTTCAGACCACATACATGAACGAATGCTTCGACTGGGTCTTCAGCTCATAAGTTGGGGGACGGTTCTGTTTAGCGTGAGTATCTATTTGCTGGCCACTCGATCGGCTACAGGACTCAGCGGTTTGTCCTGGTTGGGGCCTATCACACCTTTGGGCGGGCTATTGCTGATCACAGCGTGGGTGGTGCTCCTCATAGGGGCCTGGAAAGGCCGTGCTTAGTGTGAAAAGTACACATTTTGAATGTGAAAAACTAGGACAAAAAGCTTCGGAATCCGGTCAATATTCGCCTACATTTGTTCTTTAATCAAGTGTAACCAACCTTACTGATTATGACGGAAAAGGGCACAAAAGCGGCACATGCGACCGTCGCAGATTACGGTATTAAAGATGCCACCGCTCACTGGAACCTCGACCCGAAAACCCTAGCTCAAATCACAGTAGACAAAGGCATGGGCCAATACACCTCTACTGGAGCAATCACCATTGACACCGGCGAATTCACCGGACGTTCACCTAAAGACCGCTTCCTCGTTAAAGACGACATCACAAAAGATGCTGTTTGGTGGGGAGATATCAACATCCCTTTTGAGCCCGATCACTTTGATGCGCTCTACAACAAGGTCGTTGATTATCTCTCGGGAAAGGAGCTTTATGTGCGCGATGCCTTTGCTTGTGCCGATCCAAATTACAAAATGGGACTTCGCGTCATCAACGAGTACCCTTGGTCGAATAAGTTCGTGTACAACATGTTCATTCGCCCAACGGAAGATGAAATTGCAAACTTCGATCCTGAGTGGGTCGTCATCAATGCTCCGGGATTCATGGCGGATCCTGAAGTAGATCATACACGCCAACACAATTTCGCCATCCTCAACTTCACCAAGAAAATTGCCTTGGTCGGAGGGACGGGATATACTGGGGAAATCAAGAAAGGAATCTTCTCCGCCCTGAACTTCATTCTTCCTCATATGAAGAATACGCTCAGCATGCACTGTTCAGCGAACGTAGGCAAGGATGGAGATACCGCAATCTTTTTCGGTCTATCAGGAACGGGTAAAACAACCCTGAGTGCCGATCCCAATCGTCAATTGATTGGTGACGATGAGCACGGTTGGAGCAATGAGAACACGGTCTTCAATTTCGAAGGCGGTTGCTACGCAAAAGCCATTGACCTAACCGAAGAGAACGAGCCGGAAATTTTCCACGCTGTGAAAGAAGGCGCTTTGCTGGAGAACATTCGCTTTAAGCCGGGAACCAATGAAGTGGATTACCACAACACGGAAATCACGGAAAACACGCGTGTGAGCTATCCGCTGGACAACATTGACAACATCATTGTTCCCAGTATTGGCCACAATCCGAAGAACATTTTCTTCTTGACCTGTGACGCCTTTGGAGTCCTGCCTCCGATTGCGCGTTTGAGTCCAGAGCAAGCGGCCTATCACTTCATCAGTGGCTATACAGCCAAGGTGGCGGGTACTGAAGCTGGGATTACCGATCCGGTGACCGCGTTTAGCGCCTGCTTCGGAGCTCCATTCATGCCTTTGCATCCAACAAAGTATGCAGAGATGTTGAGCAAGAAGATGCAAGAAGCGGGAGTGAACGTATGGCTTGTCAATACCGGGTGGTCTGGTGGAGGATTTGGCGTTGGAGAACGCATGAGTCTCAAGATCACTCGAGCTTTGATTACGGCAGCCATGGAAGGCGACTTGGACAATGTGGAATACGAAACGCACAATGTATTCGGATTGCACATGCCAAAGACCTGCCCAAATGTTCCAGACGAAGTTCTGAATCCGCGCAACACGTGGAGCGATAAAGGAGCTTATGATCAAAAAGCGAATGTTCTTGCCGAGAAATTCTTGAAGAACTTTGAGCAATTTGAAGAAGGATGTAGCGCAGCCATTTTAAGCGCTTCACCAAAATTGAATGTGAACGCCTAAACCGAAGGCTTCTCAATAAAGCAGCACCCCTCTACGTTGGTAGAGGGGTGTTTTTTATTTGCACCTTTGTGGAATGAACCGATTGGGTTTCTTTACGGATACGAGATGGCTCATCGCCGGATTGATGCTGATTCTGGTCTGCGCGGCGAATCATCGGGCCGTAGGCCAAACCAAATTAGAGATTGTTCAAGCAGGAACACTGGCTGGTGATCGCACGGGCGGTAAGAACTGGCAGTACTTGACGGACAATGTGATCCTCAAGCAAGAAAGCACGCTCTTGTACTGCGATTCAGCTATGCTGGATAAGACAAGGAACGATACGCGGATGTACGGCAATGTTCGCATTGTCGGAGACTCGGCAGATCTGCGCTGCGATAGTTTGTACTACCAAGGAAACACGAAGCGCGCGATGGCCTACTCAAACGTCATCTTGGACAATGGGGGGCTCACCTTGCGGACGCAGAGGCTCGATTGGGATCGAAACAGAAACCTCGCCTACTACCTTACTGAAGGTTTCATCAAGGATGGGGATAAAGACTTGTATAGTCGTCGCGGGCGGTACGATATGGACCGAGATGAGTTCTTTTTAGGGACAGCGTTTCGCCTCGAGCACCCGAGTTACCTGATGGAGAGTGATACTCTTTTCTATAATTCAGCAACTGAAGTGGCCTACTTCTACGGCCCAACGTATATCTACAATGATGAGTCGACCATTTACTGCGAGAATGGTTGGTACGACACTCGTCAAGATCAGGCACAGTTTCAAGAGAATGCAGTGATGACTAATGAAACGGCAGAACTGAGTGGTGATTCTCTGTTTTATGATCGAATTGCGGGTCTGGGTCGAGGATTCTGTTCGGTAGAGCTGCTAGACACAGCCGAGGGTGTCCGAATTATTGGCGACTACGGGGTATACTTCGAGGCCAACAAGTCAGGGAAGCTATGGGGACTGCCTACAGCCGTATTGGACTTTGGCGGAGATTCCATGTACCTCCATGCCGATACCTTGCTGTGGTCTACGGATACCACCAATGCATCTCGACTTTCGAGCTATCCTTTTACCCGGTTCTTTCAAAACAGTATGCAAGGTCAGTGTGATTCACTCCATTATACGGAACGAGACAGCCTGATTCATCTTTATCGTGACCCCATCATGTGGTCGGACCGCAATCAAATCACAGGAGACAGCATACGTGTGAAAATGCGGGCCTCGCGTTTGGATTCCATGTTCATAGATCGAGAGGCCTTTATTGTGGCTCAAGAGGACAGCTTGAAGTATCAGCAGATCAAGGGAAAAAGGATGATTGGCCTGTTCAACGAAAAAGAGTTGTACCGTTTGAACGTAAAGGGCAATGGACAATCCATATATTTCGTTCTGGAAGACGACGGGGATTTCATCGGAATCAACAAGACGGAATGCTCGGATATGCATATCTATTTGCGCGACAATGACATTCACAGTATCTCCTTCATCAACAAACCCTCGTCGGACCTCATTCCGCCGCAAGAGCTTGAACCCTCGTCTTGGTATTTGGAGGGGTTTGCCTGGAAAGGCGCTTGGCGTCCATTGGATCGTTATGGGATTTACGTGGATCCTCGTGAGCAGTTGGTCCCTCCCCCACCTCTGGAATCCGTCGAAGGAGGATCGGTTGAGCCCGAAGAGTTGGGAGAGCCGAGCGAGATCGACCTTGCTGAAGATTGATCAGCTTGATCAGGAGCTCCTAGATCGCTCTTTCCAAGAAGCACTAAATCAAATACGCATGAAGCGGGGTCTCCAAAAATTGGAGTACTCTAAAAACTTGGATTTCACGGCCACAGGTTACGCCGGAGAAATGGCCAGCTTTGATTTCTTTGGGCATGTTCATCCGCACAATGAGTCGCTTCGGACACCCGTTGATCGGATAAAAGCCCAATGGCCAGAAGTGCAATATACCGGTGAAAACCTGGCTGAATTCTCCCCCTATCGCATCAGCAAGATGAGAGCGAAGTACTTTATCCAGGAGAACGACGATGGAACTTATGATTGGCTCGACAGTCAAAAGAAGCCTCTAGAGCTGCACACCTACTACTCCTTTGCGGAGTTCGTCACAGACAAATGGATGGGTTCTAAAGGTCACCGACAAAACCTGCTGAACCCCAATTACGAATACCTCGGTATGGGTTATGCCCTTGATCAAAGGCAGTTTCCTGATGAAATTCCAATGGTCTACATTGTACAGAACTTTGCCTCGCCCTGATCAAATTTTTATCTTTAGTGCAAGCACTTAGAAACTATGGCAGAAAGAGTCTACAAGTCCTTCAAGGAATTTTACCCGTACTACCTGACAGAACACAGTAAGCGAGGGACCCGAATCACCCATTTTATCGGTACCTCGCTGTTCATTCTCTTGGTGCTTTACAGCCTAGTCATGGGTAATGGATGGCTGTTCCTCATGGGTGTAGTCCTGGCCTATGGCTGGGCTTGGATTGGTCACTTCTTCATCGAGAAAAACAAACCAGCCACCTTCCAATACCCACTGTGGAGTTTGGCTTCCGATTTTAAACTATACTTTCAGATTCTCGGCGGAAAAGAAGGCTTTACGGCGAAGTAAAGTCCGTTTTTAAGCCATGAGCTGGCTGTGCCAGCTGTGTTTGACTGGAACTTCCCAGTTCTGGTTCAAATCTCCTACACTTTCAACCATGTTGTTGAAGACTATGGTCTCGTCGGTCACCTGACCATTGGCCAAGGCTTCTTGAAAGGCGGATAAATTCATGGTCCCAATTCCTTCACCATCTCGATAATGGATGATGGTACGGTCGAATAAACTCAGATTCAACTCCTTTTCTATTCCTTGAATGGCTCGGACGGAGGAGTCAATACTACATCCTGAAGCACCTGCTTGACGCTCATCAACCGTCAAAATGATAAAACGATCGTACAGGACGGTAAAGGACGCTTTTAGATCGTTCTGGTGAGCAGTCCATTGTTCCGTGAAATTGAGGAGAAAGGCACTGATGACTTCAATTTCCTCAACAGTCATGGCTCGATCACATTGGTAGAACCAAACGCGAGCATGATCGGGCATTTCAGAAAAGGGCACGTACATGTTACAGGTCTTTTGCAGTAGCTAGTATTTCTGCAATATCGTAAACTTTAATACTTTCTTCTTTCTCTGCGTTCTTCACACCATCGGTCATCATGGTGTTGCAGAAAGGACATCCCGCCGCAATGATGTCCGGCTTGGTCTCCAGAGCTTCTTCCGTACGCTCAATATTGACATCCTTATTGCCCTTCTCTGGCTCTTTAAACATCTGAGCACCACCAGCGCCGCAACAGAAACCGTTCGACTTACAGCGACGCATTTCTACGAGCTCAGCATCCAACTTGCGAATCAACTCCCGTGGAGCTTCGTAGACGTCATTCGCCCGACCTAAATAGCACGGGTCATGGAAAGTGATTCGTCTACCCTTAAATTCACCGCCTTCAATGGTCAAGCGACCATCATTGAGTAACTTTTGGAGGAACTGGCTGTGGTGTTGAACGTCGTAGTTGCCACCCAGCTCCGGGTATTCATTTTTTAAGGTGTTGAAGCAATGAGGACATGTGGTCACGATGTTCTTGATCTCGTACATGTTCAAGACCTCGATGTTCATCATGGCCTGCATTTGGAAAAGAAATTCATTTCCAGCGCGCTTGGCCGGATCTCCCGTACAATTCTCCTCGGTTCCGAGGACGGCAAAAGAAACTCCAGCATTATTCAAGAGCTTGACAAATGCCCGCGTGATCTTCTTAGCTCGATCATCAAAACTTCCGGCGCATCCTACCCAAAACAGGACTTCCGGTGTTTCACCTGCGGCCATCATTTCGGCCATCGTCCGTACGTTCAATCCTTCACTCATGATCTCCTTTGAATACTTGTATCGTAACTTCTTTATCCACTAAGTCCGTAAAACGGCCTTTATAACGGGTCGCGCGTACCAAATGATTGTCGACCCAATGATAATTTCCCCCACGCGGTTTACCCATCAACAATCCATGGTACTTGAATCCATGTCGGTCTAGCCAATCTGTGGTTACCTCGCGATGATCCTCGGTTCGTGAGGTGAAGAACGTGATGATGTGTCCTTCGTCATACCATTTGTTTAAGGTGGCCAGGGCATCTGGATATACCTCCGCCGTCGCCATCCGTTCTGGTTCTTCATTGGGAATATCGTCACAAATGGTTCCATCGATATCAATAAGGTAGTTCTTTACCTTATTGGGCAAGGTTGGACTTAGGTGATTTCCCAGCTCGTCTTCTAAAGGAATTAATTCCTGATCACTCATCTTTCCAGTTTAATCGGTCCGCAGCGGAAAAGGCCCAAGGCGCTCCATTATTCTCCACATTGGTCATCATTACATTCAATTGACTCGGAGCTGCTGATTCTTCCATCACCAAGTATCGGCGCATATCCACAATAATGGAGAGTGGGTCAATATTGATGGGGCAGGCATCCACACAAGCGTTACAGCTCGTACATGCCCACAATTCTTCTCGGCTAATGTGACCGTCCAATAAAGAAGAACCGTCGTCTTGGAAGGTTCCTCCGTTGGCGTCAATATTCTTTCCAACAATCTCTAAGCGATCGCGGGTGTCCATCATGATCTTTCTCGGTGAAAGCTCCTTCCCCGTTTGATTGGCCGGGCAGGCACTGGTACATCGTCCGCACTCCGTACAGCTGTAAGCGTTCATCAACTGAACCCAGTTCAGGTCCATCACATCCTTGGCACCAAATCGACCGGGCTGCTCTGCTCCTTCTGCTGGAGCAGCAAATGGATCTGCATTGGGGTCCATCATCATTTTGACTTCCTTGGTCACCTCCGGCATATTCGTGAATCGCCCTTTTGCTTTTAGGTTGGAGAACCAAACATTGGGGAACGCCAGGATAATGTGGAAGTGCTTAGAAACGACTAGGTAGTTCAAAAAGGCCAGGATTCCGATGATGTGGAACCACCATGCACCGCGCTCCACCATGATCAACCAACTGTCCGAGAAGCCCGAAAGAATGGGAGCCATCATCCATGAACTAATGGGATACCATCCCGCAGCGGTGTAGTGCTCTACTCCACGGCTTTGAAGAA from Cryomorphaceae bacterium carries:
- the rimM gene encoding 16S rRNA processing protein RimM translates to MRKEDCFYLGRVVKKHGYKGDLKLRFDVDYPEEYQELESVLVETKTGLVPFFFEAYSMEDKGFVRVHFEGVDSEQDAERLVGSDLWLPLALLPDLEGTDFYYHEVVGFEVIDSQYGSVGTIRDVREGNAQDLLVIDHSGTEVLIPVLDELIREVDREAKTLRVDAPEGLIALYVGPSEDEDRDLD
- a CDS encoding saccharopine dehydrogenase NADP-binding domain-containing protein; translation: MKQITVIGAGRSTISLIEYLLSKAERHDWHVCVVDRDVALCREKVGDHPRGEARAFDVGDGSARRALIEESYVVVSMLPAHMHVPVAEDCIETGTHMVTASYISEEMKALDEKAKASGSILINEIGVDPGIDHLSAMQLIDRARNAGAEILLFESFTGGLVAPESDNNPWNYKFTWNPRNVVLAGGGGAVKFKQEGKYKYIPYHRLFRRTEFMEVGEWGRFEAYANRDSLKYRSVYGLEDVPTLYRGTMRRPGFCRAWDTFVKLGMTDDSYVLEGTETMTFRQFTNTFLAYNPNDSVELKLMHYLKLDQDDTLMDKLRWLDLFEDITIGKPDLTPAQVLQLILERKWTLAPEDKDMVIMVHKLGYRLNGLEVQINSHMVCKGDDAQRTAMAKTVGLPVAIAVRHICEGNITTPGVQIPITPEIYEPMLQELAEYGIEFLEEEVEYRGY
- a CDS encoding 30S ribosomal protein S16, coding for MSARIRLQRHGRKGAPIFHIVVADKRAKRDGRFIEKLGVYNPNTNPASIDLNDDRALDWMMKGAQPSDTARAILSYKGILLRKHLLEGVKKGALTEEQAQERFEAWKAEKEGKITAKADAHRKAKQDAIQAQRDAEKAKREEEAAEVAKAEAEAKAAAEAEAAAAEAEAAAEEAPAEEAAAEEAPAEEAAAEEAPAEEAVAEEAPAAEEAPAEKAAAEEAPAAEEAPAEEAAAEEAPAAEEAPAEEAAAEEAPAAEAEGDDAEAKKEDA
- a CDS encoding methyltransferase, with translation MSDIFRFKQFSVRHRDSAMKVGTDGVLLGAWVRIPEQTAVIHDVGSGTGLIGLMLAQRVPAARVIGFELDAASAREGQENMAMSPFADRCSMIPGRWQDAGDVELADLMVSNPPFYHIHAGMPDGARKQARQETELGPENLFKLSYERSTEKASMAIVWPSDRLDEALHWSSASGWKLWRQTLVKGRKSTNRALLQWSKEPRELEQNTMAIHEGNSHSPEHRELTKDFYL
- the dnaE gene encoding DNA polymerase III subunit alpha, which translates into the protein MYLVFDTETTGLPQNFNAPISDSDNWPRLVQLAWQLHDDQGYLIHARNEIVYPDGFDIPFNSEKIHGISTAKARAEGRPLKDVLDEFYADVAQASHGVGHNIEFDYNIVGAELWRMDRHDDAETFMALPPIDTKNDATTEYCAIPGGKSGKFKWPTLSELHNKLFDKPFDEAHNAAADVEATARSFFRLGELRVIPLEKPLASDLMEHLAKKAKEILKTVDKRSAADTDGGLSSSSSGDDHGIEVPYSHLHNHTSFSVLQSTIKTQELVTMAAEQGMPGVGMTDNGNLMGAYHFTAQVAAHNKTIAEHNEKVAAGEAEGEKPLLKGVVGCELNVCKDHTNKEVKDNGSPMVFLAKDRAGYLNLAKLSSHAHIDGFYYVPRIDRALVEKYKEGLMILTGSQYGLLPSLLLNVGEKQAEEEFHWWREQFGEDFYLELCNHGLEEEKRINEVMLRWSKDYGVKVVAANDVFYGAQKDANAQDILLCVRDGAKQSDPIGKGRGFRYGLPNQEYYFKSQDEMKALFSNLPEAIENTNEILGKVENFTLAQDVLLPAFDIPEEFRDPLDEQDGGKRGENAYLRHLTYEGAKERWGEELNDEIRERLDFELATIENTGYPGYFLIVQDFTGQARKMGVSVGPGRGSAAGSAVAYCVGITNVDPIKYDLLFERFLNPDRVSLPDIDIDFDDRGRDKIIEWVVDKYGYHQVAQIITYGTMAAKSAIRDAARVLDLPLPDADRLAKLVPDTKLRKLFGWTDKEMKDKLRSEQIGMAQELLKISEGSDLMSDTLNQARILEGSVRNTGIHACGVIITPSPLTEHVPMTTAKDADLLVTQFDNSVVENAGLLKMDFLGLKTLTLIKDAIALVKQRHGVEIDPDEIPLDDEKTYELFQRGETVGIFQYESRGMQKYMKELVPTQFSDLIAMNALYRPGPLEYIPNFIARKHGREPITYDLEDMKEYLEETYGITVYQEQVMLLSQKLAGFTKGEADVLRKAMGKKIFALLEKLKPKFLNGCAERGHDTEVAEKVWKDWEAFAAYAFNKSHSTCYAYVAYQTAYLKANYPAEFMAAVLSNNLNNISDVTFFMEECKRMQIPVLGPHVNESDYYFTVNDEGAIRFGLGAIKGVGGGAVEALVADREENGSYSSIFDLCKRLDLRTVNKKTLEGLALAGAFDGFEGHHRALFFYEDGDGRSFLERAMRFGNAVQQQAASAQASLFGGTDDMEIPEPILPQAEPWDKIEALRKEKEVVGIFITGHPLDDFKVEMEYFCNSHLGYFKFPEKNVGKEMRVAAIITSVEHLTTKTGKPWGKFTLEDYHDSHEFRVFSEDYLKLRHMLVPGSFVYARIRIVQREWVNKQTGDRTVRLEEKIAHIGLLQEVMEQSDKGLFLTIPLSNLAPTFNDQLEAVLKRHHGKQSVKMRIVDAEEELSVEMPARKFRVDVNKELLSELEEIKGLEFTLK